GGCCATGCAAGCGAAAAGTTCAAGTGAGATGTGTAAGCTGAAATAACACTTACCCAGTGCAAGGGTCAATTGAAATGAACCTTCAATGTGCTTGGTTGTCACTTGATTCAACAGAACAACCTGCCAGAAAATTTAACAGCCTTTGACTTTATAATTGAAATAGAGAAGgtacaaaagaagaaaatagagaaggCAAAAAATGACTGGGAATCAAGCCAATTAGCCAAGGAAGCTGGACCATGAAGCGGTAGAGGGTTCACATACACAACCTACCCCTCCGGTTCTAAGGGATTCCTTGGACACATGGCGCATAGGTGGATAAGGGAACAGTAGATTCACACTAATACCATGACAAGGATGAGGAAGGGGTGCTAAATGCACCACCCGGCTAAGACATCACCCCCATCCCTATATAAACAAGTTActattcataattttattttgttgttctCCCTTTCTTTCCTTAAACaatgttttgacttttgacCTATTCACTAACTTGGCGTCAAGGGTGTCTTTCCAAATACCCAAATTGCTTCATCTAGCAGACCTTCAAGAATTCTGGTGAGGCCATGCTCAAGGCAAATCAACACACCGAATCAGAGGCTGGAAGAAAAGCCTTCTTGTAAAGCAAAAACTCAGATACTCGCTTTGTCCAAACAAATACAACAACCTGATTTGGCTACAATAAAAAACTAAGTTCAATACTAAGCACTTCTGGCAAGCATAGTATATAGATTCTTACAGCCAAACAAAACTTTCTTCCAAGCTTCATCAACTTCAAAGCCATTTCACTTAGTAACCGAGTCCTGAGAGCCATATCTTCAAAGTCTTGGCGGAAGTGGAAAGTAACACTGTCGATAATGACTATCTTTACCTATAATAAtgcattaaaaaaaagaaaaaaaaaagatcaagaTGGTGGAATACTTAAGAGCAAGAGTACTTCCACTGCTACTACTATCCAAGGCGATGTATGATGTGAAGTAATAAGACAAATAGAAGTCAAGAATCATCTTAAATGTTTGTCATCAATTCAATACATGTCAAGTATACTTACATCTCTATGCTCCGAGATGAATTTGTCTAAGTAATTTACCAAAGCAATTTGTTCAGTATAGCTGCAAACacgaaaataatatatattttccaAGATATTATTAGGATGCATTTTAACTCCACAAGCTTGAACATCCTTGTGAAAGTGGTGGCTATATTCTGACATGTCTTCTATGCATGCTTCAGCAATTTGCAGAACACGTTCAACCATAAAGCTTCCTTCGGTGTCTGAGTATCACAGAGGAATAAGAAGAGCAATTAATGAACTGCGTTGAATACTTTTTTTGGTGCTTCAGaaagttttaactttgaataCTGAATGAGTACTAGAACCTAATTAAGTCTCATACCAATGTATATTGCCTTCCCACCTAGGCCACCATATTCTAGTGGAATCTGAACATTTACTGcaagttgaatcctgagaaaGTAAACACCACTAATTACAATAAATAACAGAATTATTGGCACGGTAGAAAATTGGGATAAAAGGAAATCGAGATGATAAAGCATACCCAATTTGTGTTTTACCAATGCCTGGAACTCCAcctaaataaaaaacaaagaatTATACTGCAGCCCCATAAaagggaagaaagaaagaaaaaacaaaacggATAAGTATCTGGGCTAAAAAACGTCATTTATACTTAATTGCAAGTCACAACTATGGTTTATACTATTAAGAGAAGCCAAAACAGTCACTAACCTATCTCAGTGACTTCTTTGCAATTAATTCCTCCACCAAGGATGTTATCCAAATCCACGCAAGATGTGGTAATACAAGAAGAAAACTTTTCCTCATTGAGCATATCCCAAGCAGTCTGTCCACCTACTGGACACAAAAATACAAAATGCAGAAAAAGAGAAACAAATAAAAAGGGTTATTATAACTTGAAAAGTATATGTATTCCGATGGTAAGAGAAGGTCACACACAAGTAAACAAATTTAAATAATAGTGTCCTTAATACATGTGTCTATATATGTCCCCAATCATCTTTATTCGCATAGTGGGAAGCTccaaatttaaattaatacaaGGCATTACTTTTGGCTTCTCAGCTTCGCCAAAGTTTCCATTAATTTGTGTTCCTCAGATAAAATACATCCTGGGTTCTAAAAGCTTGACATCATAAAGTTGAAGCCTATTTCATGGTACAGTCTCTTTAATTTTCAAGTGCACAACTCAGGAACACACACAATTGGTTTGATGGGAGCTTTCCCTGTACTAAACCAACTTGCATCATTACCTTCAATACAAATtgattattgattttttttaatagacaaatattagttgttataaatgttagtaaattagtctcttcTCAGGGTTCGACACCTGGACCATTCACCCTTCATCCCCCAACTCTTATGTCCCCTTGCTCTTACAACTTAAGCTAACCTTCGGGGACACAAATTGATTATTGATGAATGCAGAACAGTTGTGGTCTTCTTAAATGAACATGCACTTTTCATATATAAAAATTCTGATCACTAGCTAAAAGAATAGCTAAAGTACAAACTGGAAACAGAAGTAACAATCCATCATTAGAATAAAAACATACCCTCAACAAGATTAATGTTACTCCCATTTGATCTGTTCAAAGCACTAGTTTTGGTTGCAAAATTGAGAATTTCTGAAGCTTCATCCTCAGAGACTTCAATATCTGTGAAAATGAAGTAATGGGTATGTGAAAACAAGGGAAGTTTGTAACATATAAACATGCTCAATAGAAAATTACAGGGAAAGTGAAAGGTTTAGAATTGAAACCTCGAGCAAGGTGGGTTGGGGAGGAGCGAGCAATGGCATCGAGAGTGGTGTAACCAGCTGCTAAGAGCTTTCCTCTCTTTGATGCTGAGATTGGTAGCATACCCACCTCCATGCTTCCCGCTCTCTGTGTCGCCCTTGCACCACACCTTCACTGTCAATTCCTTTTTGGCGAAAATAGCACTGAAAATCGGAGAACTGGATTTTCCACTCCAAGAtttagatttgccaccccacttaaagtggggaattACTAAAATATCCCTCCGTGTTATTTTATGGGagataaaaattcaaaatgttTCGGTAGTTTAAGTTCCGAAACTAATCGATTTTATAATTCCCAATTCCAAaccattcaatttcatttcaaTTCCAAACCAGTTCCCCCCATCGTCTCCCTCTTCGACATCCTCTCCCTCTTCGACTTTCCGACCTTGAAAGGAGGCGATTCCGGCGAATTCCATTCGACCTCTTCAACTTTCATCATCAGCGGGGAGGTTTCTCATCATCTTCGTCAGAAAGGTTTCGGAACATAAAGTTCCAAAACCTTTCGGTTCATAAATTCCCAATAGCTTTCGGTTCATAAATTTCCGAAACATTACAAATAAGGGGTGGCAAATCTACATTTTGTATTGCGCTTCATTCATCTCTGCACATATGTTTCGGAACTTATAGTTCTAAGAGGTTTCAAAACTTAAAATGCCGAATGGCTTTGGAACATAAACTGCCGAAACTATATAATTAAACCAGTGGCAGTGGCATTTTGCAGGCAGATGACAGTGGCTTCGGAAATTTATCTTACGAACATAACATATTTCGGAATATTATGTTCCGAAGGGTACTCCtggcatttttttaaaaatgctgGGTGGCAAATCTGATACTTGGGGTGGGAAATCCAAATCTCTGAAAATCGTTTATGTATGCATTTTTTAGAGCTAGGCATCAGAGTTCAAAACCTTGCTTttataattgaaaataaatagaatACTCTGTGggtaattttaattaatatttaaatatatatgcctttatttttttatatactaAATTGCTCTCAAAATTACCCGAGTACGATGAAGACCCGGGGTTTTCATAAGAGCGTGAATCCTAAGAATTGAGCTTTCAATTTAAGAGTTGAAACATCTAATTTTAAACACCGCGACCAGTAAAAGGTGACTAGTTTGAAAACTATGTTTAGAATTGCATCAATTCTTCATGGTTTCTAgtgttttgatttttgaatgTGGTAAATGTCTATTCATTTTATAATTCTcacataaattaaattaaattaaaccctattaataaatatttaattttatagtgAATGAAATGCTTTAGAATCAACTTCGCTTAGAAGTgcaacttttaattttttaataaacataAATTGGATTATGGGAAAATCGTGAAACCAAATATATTATAACTCATTCATTGGTGACGTAAATTTTTAAATTGTGCTTAATTGTACGTTTAGTCACTCTTTACTATCGCTGGGTGGgaggggtagctcacttggttgagctaagggtagAAATGGGGGCTGGAGATGGAAGTCCAGGATTCGAACCATGAGGAGGAGCATTTGTAATTACTTACaattaaccactaacatttgtctataaaaaaagcTCTTTACTATCGCTAATGTGTAAATTTAACCCTCAACTTTTTTACAAGTTTAGCCCCTCAATTTTCCCAAATGTTATAACTAAGTCCTCATGTCATATTTATTCTACTTAAAACCTTAACCATAGTCTAAACGAAGTCTTTAAACATTGTTCTTATCAAAACccacaaatttaaatatttagttccacttaaaaattgaatattttccatTCTTTAaacaattttgtttttgaaCAGTCCATACTTTAAACATTAATCTCACAATTTCACtaaattttttactttttatattttagaaTTATTTCATATCTCAAATTCGTCATAAACACTACATATTTAAATAGAAAATTTAAGGTTTATGGGAAGaccaaatttatttaatttcaaaactAGAATGACTTAActacttcaaaaaaaaaaaactacggGTACAAAATCAGATATGGTTCAAAATACTataaccaaaagtgcaattaagtttttaaaatatttgatcaTATTGGTATACAAAAGTTTGTGAATTAGTTAACAAAATTTTAGCTAAACACAAATATACATGGGATCGAAGCAAGTTCAGCGTAGTATTTTAGAGCTGAAAATGAGAAATCATATCATACCACAATCGTATAGTTTTGGTGTCTTAGATTCATCTTGCAAAGTGATCAGAATATAGATGTCATACATAGAATTCAAGTTTGTTGAAAGAAttggaaaagagaagaaaaatgatTCAGACGCAATTGGTGGTGAATGATGTCACGCTAGTGAATGCTTGGTGGTGAATCcagcaaaataaaaaagataattGTAGTAGAGATGAAAATCTAAGCTGGATTAGGCAGCATATAACAGAAAAATAAGACAAGTAACTTGCACCATCTTTGGTCTTGCCAGATGAGAAAAGGACCAATAGATATTCTGATGAAAAAAGCAGATAAATTAGAAGATGGTTTGATTAGAAAGATAGAGACCAAAGAAAATCATGGGGAAAATCTATAAGTTAGACCTAGCTgtaaatggttttgataaagtTCAATGGTGTCAATTGATCCATATATCAAACTCAACCTAGTGATGTAAGAATTGGTGGCTGTATTTATAAGCATTCTAAAAGCCAGGGCAATATAAAACATTATAGTTGCCAAGACAGGGTATCACAGAAACATAGGCAATCAATTACTTTCTCATTGAACTCTTATTGTCGCTATTGTTGCCTTTCAAAAATGAAAGCAGAGGAATTTGTGTAAGCAAGGAGCCTATGAACCCAGAAGCAGATTGGTCTGTAGTTTCATCTACTTCGGCGTCAAGATCCCTCCAGAACTTGATGATGTGGAGACTTTCTTCCTCTGTTGATCTTTGGACAACAATCTTAGAAGCATACCCCTTCTTTCTCATTTGAAGGCATATCTCAGAAGGATTGTTTGCTGTGAGGGTGACCATATATAACCATCCCTTTTCTGACAGAAGATGGTCTGCAACAGGCAAAATTCTATCAATTACACTCCGGCCATTCTCGCCGCCAGCCCAAGAAGATGTAATGCCTTCAGCGCCCACTTCAGCTTCAGGGGTAGGCACATAAGGAGGGTTTACAACCATAACATCAACCGACCCTGCTAGACGTTCCTCAAGTCCTGCCGCAATATCCGTTATTATCAACTCTGCATTAACTCCATGTGCTTCCAATGTCTCGCGGGTCACCTTAACTGCATGAGGGTTGATATCAGTTGCAATATAGTTGATGACACAACCTTCCTGCCCAAGAATAAGAGCCAGGGAAGTAAGAACATATCCACTACCACAGCCTATCTCCATACACAATGCTGGATGATGTTCCAAAAGGTTAGTGCGATCAGCTAGAAGAGCATCAACCAGCGCAAAAGAATCATCACACGGTTCATAAACCTCCTCATGTGAACTCACAAGGCGAATTTGAGCAGTTCTAGATAACTCCTTTCTCGAAGCCTATCATTAAGGAAATAGCTGTCAGTAAACCTTAATGGTTCAGTGCAATTCAAAGTGGGGCTGGGGAAGTAGAAGCAACAAAGACTTTGGGCAGCCCTACCATTTCACCGTTGTCCACTTTGGTAGTGATATGCAAAAAACTTTTATTGATTTCAGTTCTGAATTGCTCTGGTCAATGTCTAGACAAAATTTATAACTTCAGCTTCCTCCCAACTTCAAAGTCCTGAGCCCAAGACTAAAGAGTAAGTTAGTTGTCAATATTCAAAACCACACAGGTAATGGTACATAGCAGCGGAAAAATAAACCAGttcaatttaaaataaaaacacaaatacaggaaatagaaaatgaatacatgtcttgaaaataaaatgatatatCATATCAAGAGGCTGAAATAAGTGGGTGAACAATGTGATGTCTTCACATGTTTTAAAACAAATATTCTTCTGCCCTTGTTGATAAAGTATATTGACAAGAAATAGTTAAATGCTTTCAAACGCTAGTGATAAAAATCTGTATTAGCAATGTATAAGATCTATGGTCTAAGTATTGAAATTTTCTTCAACTTGACCTCTTCTTCCAGTAGAATGTAAAACCAAGCCATGAAGTCATTTACCATAGAAGTCCAATACTTTAAACCTATGGAAGTTTTCTCCAAAATGAACATGTCTGCATAAAATTCTAGGGGGAAATCATATAGAGCATGTGTGGATATCAGTTACTCGGATAAACAATCATGTGGTTTTAATGGTTGTTTAGAAAATCTGTGAAGAAGAATCAACATAAAATTAGTCTTGACTCTTGAAGAATCTTATCATAAAATCATACATATTGACAATATCAAAGCTCCGTAATGATAACAGATCACAACCTATTTGCAGGTCCTAACAAAACCATAAGTATGAGAATTGACCATTTAAAAGATGAAACCATGAAACATGGACAAAAACTAAGTGGCAAAAGCAAGTGGATAATTCTGCAAATCAAAACCATATTTTGCATACTGTTTAATCTCCACAGCCACACCTTCTGAGCTTGGATACTccatatatttattttggttTTATAATAATCTGTCTTCGTTGAAGTAAAATTCTTAATGAAAGGAAAGGAAGAGGAGAACCCACACAACTTCCAACAATGGGAGAGTAAACCCAGTGCATGCATAAACACATAGTCCAGTTCATCCTTGCAATGCATAACAAACTTGACACAATTTAGTAGAATCGAAGGTATCCTTAACATGATACAGGAGTCaggaataaaaaaacataaggGCTCATCTGAACTCTGAAGCATAATAAAATCTATACAGGTGAAGAGGATATGGGAAACGTTTGGCTGGCTAACCAAGAGAATATTTGATGACAAGCAGGGAAAGTCTTTGTGTTTTAAAAGACAGACACTGAAATATAGCCATAAATAACAATCCAACAATCTGCATATTTATGTAAGCGTATAACTACATATGTGTGAGGCATGGTTCAGGATTGAGTGAAAGGATTAAGGATTGAAGAGACATGGTTCACTTATACATTTCTA
This portion of the Lotus japonicus ecotype B-129 chromosome 3, LjGifu_v1.2 genome encodes:
- the LOC130746688 gene encoding DNA repair protein RAD51 homolog 3 isoform X1, with translation MEVGMLPISASKRGKLLAAGYTTLDAIARSSPTHLARDIEVSEDEASEILNFATKTSALNRSNGSNINLVEVGGQTAWDMLNEEKFSSCITTSCVDLDNILGGGINCKEVTEIGGVPGIGKTQIGIQLAVNVQIPLEYGGLGGKAIYIDTEGSFMVERVLQIAEACIEDMSEYSHHFHKDVQACGVKMHPNNILENIYYFRVCSYTEQIALVNYLDKFISEHRDVKIVIIDSVTFHFRQDFEDMALRTRLLSEMALKLMKLGRKFCLAVVLLNQVTTKHIEGSFQLTLALGDSWSHSCTNRIILYWNGSERHAFIDKSPSLKSASAPYSVTSRGIRNSTSGSKRIKMM
- the LOC130746688 gene encoding DNA repair protein RAD51 homolog 3 isoform X2, with translation MEVGMLPISASKRGKLLAAGYTTLDAIARSSPTHLARDIEVSEDEASEILNFATKTSALNRSNGSNINLVEGGQTAWDMLNEEKFSSCITTSCVDLDNILGGGINCKEVTEIGGVPGIGKTQIGIQLAVNVQIPLEYGGLGGKAIYIDTEGSFMVERVLQIAEACIEDMSEYSHHFHKDVQACGVKMHPNNILENIYYFRVCSYTEQIALVNYLDKFISEHRDVKIVIIDSVTFHFRQDFEDMALRTRLLSEMALKLMKLGRKFCLAVVLLNQVTTKHIEGSFQLTLALGDSWSHSCTNRIILYWNGSERHAFIDKSPSLKSASAPYSVTSRGIRNSTSGSKRIKMM
- the LOC130746690 gene encoding uncharacterized protein LOC130746690, which produces MASRKELSRTAQIRLVSSHEEVYEPCDDSFALVDALLADRTNLLEHHPALCMEIGCGSGYVLTSLALILGQEGCVINYIATDINPHAVKVTRETLEAHGVNAELIITDIAAGLEERLAGSVDVMVVNPPYVPTPEAEVGAEGITSSWAGGENGRSVIDRILPVADHLLSEKGWLYMVTLTANNPSEICLQMRKKGYASKIVVQRSTEEESLHIIKFWRDLDAEVDETTDQSASGFIGSLLTQIPLLSFLKGNNSDNKSSMRK